The DNA region TGCGTCGCAGTCATGAAGACGGCGCCGTCACCACCGGTCCGCCCTTCAACCACGCGAACACCCGCTTGAAGAACCCCAGCAACGCCCAGATCACAAAGGCGCACACCACCACCAGCACAACTGCAATCGCGCCACTGATGATCGGATGCACCGTGGCCAGCCACGACAAGGTGATCGCCACGGCATCTTCGAACAGACTAAGCGCCCAGTTGCTGAACGGCTCCGGACTCGTATTCGCCGCCGCCCGCGTCGTCGCCTTGGCCCCGTGCGACGTGAGCGCCACGCTCCCCGCGAGCAGCGCCGCGCCGATCTTCCACCCCTCGGGCACATTCCCGAACGCGCTGTACGAGATGAGCGCCGCCGCCGGCGGCCGGATGAACGTGTGGATCGCGTCCCAAACGCTGTCCACGGCGGGAATCTTGTCGGCGACGAACTCGATGGCAAAGAGCCCGAGCGCGAGCCCCCACACGACCGGCTGCGCCAGAATCGCGAGCGACGGCGGCAACTGCACGATGCCGAAGTACTGCAACAGCCCGGCGGTCGCGACGGTGGCGTAGAGATTGAGCCCCGAGGCGAACGACGTGCCGAGCGCAAAGCCGAGGGTCTGGAGTGGCGACATGTCAGTGGCTCCACTCCAAGCTAACACCGACCAAAGCCGTCGTCAGGACGAGCCCGTGCCGCGGCCGGTGCCTCGCTCGGGCCGGCGCGCGGCCGGCACCCCGAACTGCGGCGTTGCCCAGAGATACTCGTCGGTGAGTGCCTCGGCCGGAATGAGCCGCCCGGCAAAGTTTGCGCGGAGCCCCGCGCGGCTCAGCAGTGCTGCACCGAATCCGGCGGTGGCGAGGAGCCACGTCACGAGCACCGCGGCGCCGCGGATCAGCTCTCCGGCGAGCGGCACCCAGCCGAAGATGGCCCACGCGGCCCACAGGATGAAAAGCCCAACGAGCCCTGCAAGGAGATATCGATAGCTGTTGGGCGAGCCCAGCGCCGCGCCGCGCGCCATCCGCCGGCGCACGTACGTTTCGCCCACGGCATGCGCCACCGCCAGGTATCCGCCGAGCACGCCCACGATCACGAGCAGCACGTACACGACGACCGCGAACGGCAGCAGCAGAATGCCGGCGACGCTCAGCACGAGCCCCACCACGAGCATCCCGAATGTGGGCAGCAGCAGGATCTGGCCCAGCAGCCCGGTCACGAGCGAGCGGCCGAACGAATGTGACACCGTGTCGGAGACGATCTCGAGATGCGGCCGCGCAAAGAGCACGAGTCCCGCGCCGATCGTGAGCAGCGCGAGGAAGACGCCGATCACGCCCGCGATGTCGCGTCCCGTCGTGACGAGCCCGGAGGGCGCCGTCTGCGCCACGGGAGCAGGGGCCCGCGGCGGCCTTGCTTGCAGCGTCCGCACCTCGCCGCCGATACCATCGGCCGCCGCCGTCACGGCGCCGCCGAGCGCCAGCACGTCGCCCGAAACCACGGCGCCCGGGTGCACCACGACGTCGCCGTCCAGCGTCACCAGGTTGCCGAGCAGTTTGCCGTAAACGTCGGCGTCGCCTTCCATCACAAGCAGGTGGCCGGTCACCGTTTCCGCCGAGCCGATCGTATAGTCGCCCAGGCGGGCGGAGCCGTTCGGGACGGTGAGCCGGAGCGCGGAGTCGAGCCTGGGCGCGGCGTCGTGAATGCGGCGTTCGATGAGTTCGGGATGGCTCAGATCGGTGAGGTCTACGCTCGGGCCGCCCGGATCGGATGGCGGCACCAGTCGCGGCGCCAGGTGGTCCGTCTGCGAATGTCCGGCCGCCGGCGTAAGCTGTCCGACGACGAAATCGCGCACCGCTGCCACCAGGCCGCCGCCGCACCCGCCATGCGCGGTGAGTGCCGCCGCCGGCGCGGCGAAGATCAACGCGGCCGCAATCTGTGAGGCCGCGAGCCGCCCGGCCGCGCGCCGGAGCCGGACGATGCGCGAGCCCTCGCGCGCCCGCTTACACGCTCGCATGGGCCACCCGCTGCGCCGGTATTGCCAGGAGCCGCCGGAGCGCGAGCAGCCCGCCCACGTACAGCAGCGAGGCGAGCGCGGAGAGGAGCGCCAGTTTGCCCGGCTCCTCGATGAGGCTCCGCACGCCGCCGTACCACGGTTGGCCCATCAGGTCGAGCGCGAGCCCGCGGAGGGAGGCCCACGCCCACTGAACGGCGTCGGCCGTGAGCCACTGCTCGGCGCCGGCGAACACGGCCCGGTGCGCCAGCACCCACGCGGCGCTCGTGCCCATCGACGCGACGAGCGCAAGCGCGCACGCCACCGTGAGCGCGGCCGAGCGCCGCGTGGCGAGGAGCCGCCCGCGCGTCGACCCGAGCGCGGCCCCGAGCGAGCGCAGCGCGAAGGGATCGGGCACCCGCACCGCCGCCATCACCCGCGCGTCGAACCCGGCGCTCGGCGTGAAGAGCGGCAGCCGCGCGAGCACGTCTGCCAGCTCGCGCTCCGCCTGCACCGCCTGCTCGCACTCGGCGCACGCGGCGAGATGCCGCGCGCGTGCCGCCGGCAGCGTGCCGGCCAGACATGCATCGATGTCGTCCGGAGTGAGATGTGGGGCGGGCAGGCCGGTCATAAGTGGTCCCCTTTACGGTGGGCGCTGTGGGAAGGTTTCACTGGCGGAGGTGCGCGAGCGCCTCTCGCAGCTCATTGCGCGCGCGATGGATGTACGTCTTCACCGTACCCAGCGGGAGGCCCAGCATCTGGGCGATCTCCTCGTAAGGCCGGCCCTCGACGTGGCGGAGCAGGATGCAGGAGCGATACTCGGGGCGCAGTTGCCCGATGGCCGCTTCGATCGCGCCGCCCAGCTCCATCGCCTCGACCGTGTCGAGCGGCGACTCCTGCCGCGCGCCCACCTGGAGTGCGGTGGCCTCGACGGCCTCGGGCGTCTCCGCGTGCGGCGAGCCCTCGAGCGAGAGCGTGTCGAGCTCGCGCCGGCGCAGGTGATCGATGGCCGCGTTGTTGGCTATCTTAAAGATCCAGGAGGAGAACTTGAACTCGGGCCGGTACGAGCCGATGGCGTTGAGCACCTTGATGAAGGTCTCCTGCGCCAGATCCTCGGCCAGCTCGCGGTCGCGCACCATGCGGTAGAGCAGCGAGAAGAGCGGCCGCTCGTAGCGCCGGATCAGCTCGCGGTACCCCGACTCGTGTCCCGCGCGCGCGAGGGCGACGATCTCCTGGTCCGTGCGCGCGGCCAGCTCCGCCTTACGCTCGGCCACAGCCGGACCTCGCGCTTGCGGAGCGGTTCTCCCGCGGGCTACATTCTGCGCCTATGTTAGCCTCGGATCAGAAGTTACCGGTCACGGGCGGGGCCGATAAGCGGGCGTATGTCCGGGAAGTGTTCACCGCGATCGCGCCGACCTACGACCGGCTCAACCGGCTGCTCACGCTCCGGCTCGATCTCGGATGGCGTCGTAAGGCCGTGGCCGAGCTGGGCTGGGAGCGGGTGCCCGGCGGCATGTACCTCGATCTCTGCGCCGGGACGTTCGACTTTGCCGCGGCGCTCGCGTCCGAGCCGGGATTTCACGGGCGGATCGTGGGCGCCGATTTCGTGCGCCGCATGCTCGAGCTGGGCCGCACCAAGACCGCGCGCGTGGCACCCGTCAACGCCGATGCGCTGGAGCTCCCCTTTCCCGATGCGGCGTTCGACGGCGCGATGATCGGCTGGGGCGTTCGCAACCTCGTCGATCTCGACGCCGGCCTGGCCGAAGCGGCGCGCGTGGTGAAACCCGGCGGGCGGCTCGTGCTGCTCGAGGTGTCCACTCCGCCCTGGCAGCCGATGCGCGCGGCCCACCGCATCTACTTCGAGCGGGTCGTGCCGCTCGTCGGTCGTTGGGTCTCGAAACATACGACAGCCTATGATTGGCTACCAGCGTCGGCGCGCGCCTTTCCGGGCCCGCGCGAGCTGGCCCGCCGGCTCGAGGCCGCGGGCTTTTCTGGGGTGCGCTACCGGCTCTTTGCCGGCGGAGTGACGGCCCTCCACATCGGGACCCGCTGATGGCATTCGACAACCTCCGCGACTTCATCCGCGCCATCGACTCCCAAGGCGAGCTGGCCCGCATCGAGCATCCCGTGCGGGCCAAACTCGAGATCGCCGAGATCGCCGACCGCTGCATGAAGAGCGCGGGCGGCGGGCCCGCGCTCCTCTTCGAGCAGGTGCTGCTCGAAGGCGACCGCCGGAGCGCGCATCCCGTCGCCATCAACCTCTTCGGCTCGATGCGCCGTATCTGCCTGGCGCTCGGTGCCACGGATCTCGACGAGATCGGCAACCGCATCACCGAAATGCTCGAGCTCAAGGTGCCGGAGGGCATCCTGGGCAAGCTCGCCATGCTGCCCAAGCTCGCCGAGCTGGCGAAGTTTCCGCCGAAGGTGCGCGGGGGCAAGCCGCCGTGTCAGGAAATCGTGCGCGAAGGCGGCGCGGTGACCCTCGACGATATCCCCTTTCTCACCACCTGGCCGGGCGACGCGGGACGCTACATCACGCTCCCGATGGTGATCACGACCGACCCCGTGCGAGGCGTCCGCAACGTCGGGATGTACCGCGTTCAGGTCCTGGGCCGCGACACGCTCGCGATGCACTGGCAGCGGCACAAGGTGGGCGCCGCGCATTGGCGCGGGATGGCCGCGCGCGCCGAGCGCATGTCGGTCGCGATCGCGCTGGGCGGAGACCCGGCGAGCATCTACGCCGCGTCCGCGCCGCTCCCGCCCACGATCGACGAGTTCATCTTCGCCGGCTTCCTCCGCCGCGCGCCGGTCGAGCTGACGAAGGCCGTGAGCTCCGATCTCGAGGTGCCCGCGGAGGCGGAGATCGTCATCGAGGGATACATCGATCCCGCCGAGGACCTCGTGCTCGAGGGCCCGTTCGGCGACCACACCGGGTTCTACTCGCTCGCCGACTACTACCCGAAGGTCCACGTCACCGCGCTCACCATGCGGCGCGATCCGGTCTATCCCGCGACACTCGTCGGCCGCCCGCCGATGGAGGACTACTACCTGGGTCACGCCACCGAGCGGATCTTCCTCCCGCTCCTCCGGCTCACCGTGCCCGAGATCGTGGATTATCACATGCCGGCGCCCGGCATCTTCCACAATCTCGTTTTCGTGGCGATCGACAAGCAGTATCCGGGGCAGGCGTTCAAGGTGATGAACGCGCTCTGGGGGCAGGGGCTCATGTCGCTCGCCAAGGTGATCGTCGTGGTCGACGAGGACGTGAACGTGCGCGACCCCGACGAGGCCTGGTGGGTGGCGCTCAACCACATCGATCCCGAGCGCGACGT from Gemmatimonadales bacterium includes:
- a CDS encoding DUF4126 domain-containing protein, whose product is MSPLQTLGFALGTSFASGLNLYATVATAGLLQYFGIVQLPPSLAILAQPVVWGLALGLFAIEFVADKIPAVDSVWDAIHTFIRPPAAALISYSAFGNVPEGWKIGAALLAGSVALTSHGAKATTRAAANTSPEPFSNWALSLFEDAVAITLSWLATVHPIISGAIAVVLVVVCAFVIWALLGFFKRVFAWLKGGPVVTAPSS
- a CDS encoding sigma-70 family RNA polymerase sigma factor — its product is MAERKAELAARTDQEIVALARAGHESGYRELIRRYERPLFSLLYRMVRDRELAEDLAQETFIKVLNAIGSYRPEFKFSSWIFKIANNAAIDHLRRRELDTLSLEGSPHAETPEAVEATALQVGARQESPLDTVEAMELGGAIEAAIGQLRPEYRSCILLRHVEGRPYEEIAQMLGLPLGTVKTYIHRARNELREALAHLRQ
- a CDS encoding ubiquinone/menaquinone biosynthesis methyltransferase; this translates as MLASDQKLPVTGGADKRAYVREVFTAIAPTYDRLNRLLTLRLDLGWRRKAVAELGWERVPGGMYLDLCAGTFDFAAALASEPGFHGRIVGADFVRRMLELGRTKTARVAPVNADALELPFPDAAFDGAMIGWGVRNLVDLDAGLAEAARVVKPGGRLVLLEVSTPPWQPMRAAHRIYFERVVPLVGRWVSKHTTAYDWLPASARAFPGPRELARRLEAAGFSGVRYRLFAGGVTALHIGTR
- a CDS encoding menaquinone biosynthesis decarboxylase yields the protein MAFDNLRDFIRAIDSQGELARIEHPVRAKLEIAEIADRCMKSAGGGPALLFEQVLLEGDRRSAHPVAINLFGSMRRICLALGATDLDEIGNRITEMLELKVPEGILGKLAMLPKLAELAKFPPKVRGGKPPCQEIVREGGAVTLDDIPFLTTWPGDAGRYITLPMVITTDPVRGVRNVGMYRVQVLGRDTLAMHWQRHKVGAAHWRGMAARAERMSVAIALGGDPASIYAASAPLPPTIDEFIFAGFLRRAPVELTKAVSSDLEVPAEAEIVIEGYIDPAEDLVLEGPFGDHTGFYSLADYYPKVHVTALTMRRDPVYPATLVGRPPMEDYYLGHATERIFLPLLRLTVPEIVDYHMPAPGIFHNLVFVAIDKQYPGQAFKVMNALWGQGLMSLAKVIVVVDEDVNVRDPDEAWWVALNHIDPERDVRFTPGPVDVLDHASRGFTFGSKMGIDATRKWKEEGFTREWPGRIRMDDETRRRVDQMWSKLGISLEPRRRP